In a genomic window of Nocardiopsis mwathae:
- a CDS encoding cytidine/deoxycytidylate deaminase family protein — MTADRPAGSTAATAADRRWLRAAIDLSRSCPPSATAFSVGAVVLGADGRVLADGFSRRDDPRDHAEEVALRALSCDDPRLRSATLYSSLEPCSARASRPHPCTALILATPIPRVVFAWREPALFVDCDGARRLRAAGRTVVEVPDLAPEVRAVNAHLPVGGPG; from the coding sequence ATGACGGCCGACCGGCCCGCGGGGTCGACCGCGGCCACGGCGGCCGACCGGCGGTGGCTGCGCGCCGCCATCGACCTGTCGCGGTCCTGCCCGCCTTCGGCGACGGCCTTCTCGGTCGGCGCGGTCGTGCTGGGCGCCGACGGCCGGGTGCTCGCCGACGGCTTTTCGCGTCGCGACGACCCCCGCGACCACGCCGAGGAGGTCGCGCTGCGGGCGCTCTCCTGCGACGACCCCCGCCTGCGCTCGGCGACGCTGTACAGCTCTCTGGAGCCGTGCAGCGCGCGGGCCTCCCGCCCGCACCCCTGCACCGCGCTGATCCTGGCCACCCCGATCCCGCGCGTCGTGTTCGCCTGGCGGGAACCGGCGCTCTTCGTCGACTGCGACGGGGCTCGGCGGCTGCGCGCCGCCGGGCGCACGGTCGTGGAGGTGCCCGACCTCGCCCCCGAGGTCCGCGCGGTCAACGCCCACCTGCCGGTGGGCGGGCCGGGGTGA
- a CDS encoding RibD family protein — MERPYTILSCAMSVDGYIDDATPERLRLSSEADFDEVDELRAGCDAILVGAGTVRRDDPRLLVRSPERRRRREAGGRPGHLLKVVLTENGDLDPEARFFTTGDAGKIVYANSAAHASCTERFRGAADVAVIDAGAPADPAAILADLAERGVRRLLVEGGSRVHTLFLTSGLADEIRLAVAPFFVGDGDAPRFVDPGAFANGPHDPMRLAEARTIGDIVVLRYLPGAPA; from the coding sequence ATGGAGCGCCCCTACACCATCCTGAGCTGCGCGATGTCCGTGGACGGGTATATCGACGACGCCACGCCGGAGCGGTTGCGACTCTCCAGCGAGGCGGACTTCGACGAGGTCGACGAGCTGCGTGCCGGATGCGACGCGATCCTCGTCGGGGCCGGGACCGTGCGGCGGGACGACCCGCGGCTGCTGGTGCGCTCCCCGGAGCGGCGTCGGCGGCGGGAGGCCGGCGGCCGTCCGGGCCACCTGCTCAAAGTGGTCCTCACCGAGAACGGCGACCTGGACCCGGAAGCGCGCTTCTTCACCACCGGGGATGCCGGGAAGATCGTGTACGCGAACAGCGCGGCCCACGCGTCCTGCACGGAGCGGTTCCGCGGCGCCGCCGACGTCGCAGTGATCGACGCCGGCGCCCCCGCCGACCCCGCCGCGATCCTCGCCGACCTCGCCGAGCGAGGGGTGCGCCGCCTGCTCGTCGAGGGCGGGAGCCGGGTCCACACGCTCTTCTTGACCTCCGGGCTGGCCGACGAGATCCGACTGGCCGTGGCCCCGTTCTTCGTCGGCGACGGCGATGCGCCCCGCTTCGTCGACCCCGGCGCGTTCGCCAACGGCCCGCACGACCCCATGCGGCTCGCCGAGGCCCGCACCATCGGTGACATCGTGGTGCTGCGCTACCTGCCCGGGGCCCCGGCATGA